The genomic segment ttgatcttgggatgccatacacctgaccagccctcttaatgggcatgccgttggttattgcgtcaagggcctgattgacttcatcttcggtatactggcccataaggtcgaaaagaagctctgaggaaaaaatgaggttattcgcataagtatagaaaatgttgttgatgttgaaagttgaggggtatgttctggtgatgaggcatttgaggcatttttggggtgccgaaatggggggggtgccgaaaagtgggtagtctgacttaaATTGAAATCTAAAGACTTCTCCtaatgtgtgtgtgagaaagagaaagacgGAAGTGAGGCTGATGGGCATGTTCCCTGGACGAACTCGAGTGAGCATCTTTGCTGGTCAACGGTGTGGAGCTACGCACCCTGCTGGCCTGGAAACCATGATTTTCCTGTCTTACTTGGACTCTTGGTTGCATGCAGCTATACGTACGAATAGTTACAAACAGGAGCCACGGATGTGGCATTCGTGGGGAGCTGCTGAATACACTACATTGAGAGCTGAAGAAGAATGCCACTGCATGCGGGAATGTCTTAAAACCCCCTCACCCTCTCACGTACCTGAGACGCCACACTTGCGAATGACCCCGCGACAAACTaaagggccaagatcctAAGCAGGGTTTAGACATACTAAGGATGCTGCTGTTATCCATCAGTCGACCCATCCAACCATGAGCCGGGTGAAGGAACGCTATACTGGAAAATGTCCAGCTGGAGTTGATCGGGTTGCCTTTCCTGACCTAACTGTGCTGCGTATGGTACATGGTTTGAACTTCCAATCGTTTCTCAGCTTAGCGCTTTACGATGGATTTGGCTGCCGTTGAACGTCTCGGGAGGCCGGGCAGGATGTCTTGCTGTAAAGCTCTTTGACAACGCCAAGTCTGTAGTCGGATAACCTTCTCCAATATAACTATAACTTGCAAATCCAACCGGCCCATGAAGCCCAGGTCTCACTTCAGAGAAGAACAACACGGGAGAGAGTAAAGAGGGTTGGGGCATTGAGAAAACGAGGAAAGCAGCCTGGAGTATCAGGAGGAAACGGAAAAAGACGACGAGGTTTTCGCGCGGTCTTTGCTACCCGAGACACCCCTCACAGACACATCCAATCCCGTTGTGCGTATATGTTGATGCTCCAGGTTAATGGCATATGTGTGCGCAGCACGACATAAGCAAGATAGTTAAGCGCTCTTGACACCGCCTCCATTGGCTCTGCATTATAAATACCGGCTTCATCCTCATTTGGGGGCAGTCTGGGCAAGTTCCTCCTTGGCGACTCAACTCCATAGGCCTCTACACTGCAAACGATTCCGGTGGCCTTCGTTCAGCTCATCTCAGCCGCAAAATGCGGTGCTAGTGGCAGCGAATCGTGTACAAGGACAGTCCGTGTTCGGGCGAGTGTCACGCAACCCAGTGAGAACCAGCTATGTCACGGCCGGATCAGGTACAACTTTAACTATTGCCAACAGCCATGAACTATAAGAGGTCTAGACTCTAGACTAGTGAAGAGACTACGGATCTAGTCGACGCGCAAACAAGATGCCATCAAGCCGGCCGGGCGAGTCTTTGCTGCATCATGACTCCAAGCCCACGCCCTCGCAAGGCATACTTCCAAGATGAGGCTGTCGACAATCAAGTGAATCGATCGACAGCCACCCTCGCTGCTATCGCACGGTAGTGTTTTACTCGTTTGAGACCTCTTTGCCCTACGCCTTGGACGCATGCCTATTAGTGTCATTCTGCGGTCTGCGCCCCTGTTTCTGCACAGCATTGGCATGCATAGTATTCCATCACAGCAGGCACTCACAGCCTTGTCTGGTAAAGACACCTCCTGCCACCTATACATAAACATGGGCCCACCGATTGCTGCGTCGGTTTGCATCTTGAGGCCTTTTTAATGGGAATAACATTTACGTCGCATCTCCTCCTGCAAGGCTCCCGTTCTCCTCCAACGTCTAGTCTTCCATTCACACACCGTCCTTgccgtctcggcgtcggcatctcCTCTTTACCAATATGAACGACTCTCCAACCTTGGCGGGTTTCGACCAAGAACCCCATGCCACGGACAATGATTCGGTTCACACCAACGACGTGATTGGCGTCCTTGGTCCCTTGGATGACAACGATGGCAACAATATCGTCACGCATGCGCCTAAAGAGGGCTTTCGCCTGGGCTACTTCGATGTCAGCTGTCTCGTCATCAATCGGATGATTGGTGAGTGTGCCTATGCTTGACTAAAACCAGTTGGACGGCATGAATCACTATTTATGTAATATGGTTAAAAAGATATTGACGCGCTGGCATAGGCACCGGTATCTTCATGTCTCCCCAGCGAGTGATGCAAGGAACCAGAAGCGTCGGTGCGAGCATGCTCATATGGGTCGCCGGCATGATCTATTGTCTTTGTGGCACCCACGTATACATTGAGTATGGTTTAAATGTACCTCGGTACATTATCAATGGAGTTGAGAGCTCGGTGCCGCGGTCTGGGGGCGATCTCGTCTATCTGCAGTACGTCTTCCGCAAGCCCGCCTACCGCAAGAACACCATTCTCTTGTCGACTTGTATTTTTGGCATCAGCTTCATCATCCTCGGAAACATGGCCGGAAACTGCATCCACTTTGCGCTCCGCGTTATGGAAGCGGCCGGCGTTGAGAACCCCAAAAATGGCCCGGTCCGtggcatcgccctcgccgctgccATTTTTGCGTGCGGTGTCCATGCTATCAGCCGTCGATTCGGTATCTTGCTCAACAACACGTTGGCCGTCATGAAGATCATGATCATGCTGCTgatcatcatcgccgccattATCGTTGGCGCCGGGGGCTTTCCGAACACCCCTAACGTCATTAGCGCTAACACATCCCCGAAGAACTCCTTCAAAGACGCGTCCCAAGAAGTCAACGGCTATGCCCAGGCCTTTCTTGCCGTCATATTCACCTTTTCAGGATTCGAACAGCCCAACTACGTGCTTGGGGAAATCAGCCGGCCCAGGAGGAAGTTCCCCATTGCTATGGGAACTGGTGTCGGGGTTGTCACAATGCTGTATCTCGCTGTCAACATTTGCTACGTAAGTGGAAGAGGTATCGTCTTTACGACAGGGATGAAAAGCTAATGACAGCTCATGGGCATAGTTGGTAGTTGTGTCCAGTGACGAACAGATTGAGGAAAACGTTGCCCAACGCTTCTTCGAGCTTACCTATGGCAGATTGGGCTCAGGCGTCCGAATCTTTAACGCCTTTCTCGCTATCTCCTCCATGGGTAACATCATTGTTATGGTCAGTCGATCGTGTGACGAGCCAGGTGAAACAGATGCTGAATATTCCGTAGACATATACAGCCGCCCGAGTAAAGCAGGAGATTGCCAAGGAGGTGAGtcagaaaaagaaaagaaagaccAAAACAAAAAGGCCCAAAACAAGAACCCAAACAATATCGTTTACCAACCAGTCTACGGTTGGAGCCAGAAACTAACTTCCGACAAGGGAATCCTACCTTGGCCAAAGTTATTCGCCCGAAACACCGACATGAGCATCGGCCGCCTGATCCGATGGTTCCAGAAGAAGGGCTGGTTCGTTTCACTCCACCACATCCGATGGCTCTCCCCAGAACACCACAGCGAGAGGACACCTGTCGGTGCTCTGTTTCTGCATTTCGTCAGCTGCGTCATCCTTCTATTCGCGACGTACGGAAT from the Colletotrichum higginsianum IMI 349063 chromosome 11, whole genome shotgun sequence genome contains:
- a CDS encoding High-affinity methionine permease — translated: MNDSPTLAGFDQEPHATDNDSVHTNDVIGVLGPLDDNDGNNIVTHAPKEGFRLGYFDVSCLVINRMIGTGIFMSPQRVMQGTRSVGASMLIWVAGMIYCLCGTHVYIEYGLNVPRYIINGVESSVPRSGGDLVYLQYVFRKPAYRKNTILLSTCIFGISFIILGNMAGNCIHFALRVMEAAGVENPKNGPVRGIALAAAIFACGVHAISRRFGILLNNTLAVMKIMIMLLIIIAAIIVGAGGFPNTPNVISANTSPKNSFKDASQEVNGYAQAFLAVIFTFSGFEQPNYVLGEISRPRRKFPIAMGTGVGVVTMLYLAVNICYLVVVSSDEQIEENVAQRFFELTYGRLGSGVRIFNAFLAISSMGNIIVMTYTAARVKQEIAKEGILPWPKLFARNTDMSIGRLIRWFQKKGWFVSLHHIRWLSPEHHSERTPVGALFLHFVSCVILLFATYGIEPTTAYVLLTSLSAYVINAFMATFLGLGILILRFCGPPRTVAEEDASTFEQESRPLTWAEMTGKQFRPFLSIFCALVYMCGGLYPVITNWVPPSGSLPSTVKPWYLVPTVSWVVIGIGIGWFFGFVLFARYIERKEHSVFVVEKKPEFEPAETSGRSSEASGTGTDLIQVHETVYLSWVGKEALRSRRPVFEDSKQVDGSVREVFQSPYVGTDFSAFMSNQTTPERGGYQ